The genomic region aacacgaacgtaatagttgtactgATCGACGTAAttttcttaaacggtaacagaaagtctcaagtgataaatatcaaccccgtcttaaacggtaacagaaAGTCTCACGAAATAcatgaaaactttcttttcttacccaagtcgaaatgctcagcttaattgcttgcccgtcgtcCAGCATTTGAAGAATCCTCCGCAGttcgaggcgattatgagagcatttcgactaagcgagaaaaagatagtttaacattgtcgtgattgcggctaaatgattctcaagataaggaagaaggttcacgaaacatcctttcagatagagtggttgtccatgggaagaggaggatgaggacgacgaggagtggttgtccatggggagggttcttcctggttatttatggtgtgaagtccacaagcagacTGACTATTCATATCCGAAAAAAAGTTAAGCGCACGATGGCCGAGCATTGATCGATGAcaacgagcgggtgttcgggatATTTATGTTcacgtgcataagaattaatgccgtcattaattcttatcgcACGGATACCTATAACCTGCCACTGGCCATGCCAccctgccaacaattcagatcaaacgaaaaagatctcCGTTTTACTGcgagacttttgagaatttacacgttaatatgaacagggttatacatgtaaagataatgttaaaccgAGATggcaagtattaaacggatatgacaattattaaacatattagtaaatttatttaaacgcataatagcaaatagttaaacattatttaaaatatacaaatagataaccataaagcgagaagaacttttacaatcgaaatgaactcgtcgtaATTCTTTcgttcttctcgtcgtaatacaactttacaaccataaacgagaaggcgagcaatggcacatgctcgcctcgacaataaaatcgactacagctcatttgaagatgaagtgaacttgaccaatccgatggaaatcaatttcattttttgtttgagaaaccgatttatatatttcgggtatggtaatgagggagaacaacaagatgtaatgcaactcctaggcattgtctatcgaaaccagCGAAAACACTTCAAAAGAGGTCGAACATGACGTGATTTGCGCTTtttctttcccaccattttcaaggccaaaatgggatttcacaacactgGACCCATCTCGAAGCTGAGcagtagggggtaaaagggaagttaaacactaactgaaGGGGTCGTCAGTGTGTAAAAAGTAAGaggggggtttttgggaagttttgaaaattacgaggggtgaacagtaattttccattattattattatagtactttatttttaataattatatttatgtaatttttttatgtaatgtatAGATGATATATtgacataaaaatattaaatattaaatttaaaattaataaatatcaaattcaTAAGTcatatctaaatttttttattttttaatttttttaaaaatgtgagGGGTGAGATCTAGATCCCTTGCAATAGAGAAGACGTTCATTTCACTGTAAGTCTGGGAAAGTCAGAAAGTGTGAGAAATAACACTTCTCTGAAGTGGGggaaagtgatatcacttcaaggatttctaatattcatttgtcagaaagtgagaatagaaccgaaagatttatgtatttgatgAAGTTCTATGGCTTTAAAAAAGACTTTAAAAGTGAAAGaaagttagtttttatagattgactcacttccttctacttcagtaaaaaaatatttaagtaggtttagtttaaaatttaCTTCGGTTGAAAGTGACATTTTTTCCATTTCAGTACAAATGAATATTAAAAGTGGGGGGAAATCAGATCACTTACCTCACTCCCACCAATTTTCTTTGAAATGAACTCCCCGATAATAGAGAATCCCCACCCGGAcaagagagtgagtgagtgagtgagtgagtgagtgagaagGGACTCCTCCTGCCCGACCCATCCGTTGCTATTTCTATCTCATGGATTCTAATCCAAATCCAGATACCTACTGGAATCTCATCTCTCAAATCCAAATCAGCACGTCCATTTACCTCGAGATCAGCTAGAGAAATCTAATAACAAATCCAAATCAGCACGTCCATTTGCTTCGAGATCAACAAACAAATCCCAATCTCAACGCTCAAATCCACACGTTCATTTGCCTCGAGATCAGCTAAAAAATCCAATCACAAATCCAAATCAGCACGTCCATTTGCTTCGAGATCAACAAATAAAATCCCAATCTCAACGCTCAAATCCACACGTTCCTTTGCCTCGAGATCAGCTCCCCCACTTCCCTTATAAGCGTTCTTCGTCTCCACTCCTCACCCGCGGCGGcgaacgagagagagagagagagagatggggaAAGCGGCGAAGGGATCGAGAAAGGGGAAGAAGGCATGGAGGGCCAACATCAGCACCGCTGACATCGAGGACTACTTCGATAACACCACCAAGGAGGCACTCGCCGGTGTCTCCGCACCCCCGCAATCCCTCTTCTTTGAGAACAAATCCGATGGTCTCTTCTTCATCTAGTTTAGAGAAATTCACGCAGTTTGattgttctttttgttgttgttgtttattcgTTTTTTTCTCTTGTAGATCTCCCGCCTAAGAGGAAGattgagaagaaaagagagaaagttCTCAATTACGAGTTGATTCTTCAGAAAAATGAGTTTGTTCAGCCTGTTCCATCTTCTACTCTGAAGAAATCATCGAAGAGGAAGAAAGAGAAGGCCTGCGAGGATAAATCTCAAGCGCTGGTTACTTCTAAggtatatttgatttattagagGTGTTGCTTTGTTTTGGATTATATCTGAGGTTCTTATTCGTTTCTGGGTTTTGTTTGATGTTGTTTAGGTCGACGAGGGTCTGGATTCTGAAAACCTTGACTTATGGAGTGAAAAAGGTCCTGCCTTGCTTAAGCATTCGGTTgatttttcattgaattttatttgtgtgtgtgtgtgtgttcaagTATGAATCGGTTCATTTAGCAAATTTTTCTTTGTAAACTTTGCAGATGAAATCAATGGGAAGATCAAAAAGGTAAAGTTCTATGAATCTTAGACAATTATGTAATTGCATGCCTAGTTGTGCTTTTATTAAGGAAATAGCAAACTGCAGGACATTTTATTTGTTCAATGCTTTGGAAAGACCAATGCGTTTGCTGGCGAAATTAGAAACTAATACCATGGCGTCCTTGGACTAGTGTTTTTCATTGTAATGTAGTTAATTGTTAACAACCGTGGTAGGTTAGTTCTTTTGAATTGATTgcatgaatttgaagtcaagcACCTCATGGGTTTAGACTCTTAGCATGTCTgatattttaaacatttattaggctgtttgttttcaattagaTTGAATGGAGCACAACAAGCTATCTGAAATCTATGCATGGCATGGTTCTTGGGCCCTGTGTGTTCCGTGAAAATTATGGTGG from Dioscorea cayenensis subsp. rotundata cultivar TDr96_F1 unplaced genomic scaffold, TDr96_F1_v2_PseudoChromosome.rev07_lg8_w22 25.fasta BLBR01000158.1, whole genome shotgun sequence harbors:
- the LOC120253673 gene encoding ribosome biogenesis protein NOP53-like, which produces MGKAAKGSRKGKKAWRANISTADIEDYFDNTTKEALAGVSAPPQSLFFENKSDDLPPKRKIEKKREKVLNYELILQKNEFVQPVPSSTLKKSSKRKKEKACEDKSQALVTSKVDEGLDSENLDLWSEKDEINGKIKKVKFYES